In Fibrobacter sp. UWP2, the sequence AAAGGCATCCACGTCCTTCTTTACGCGAGCGCAGACTTCTTCGGGATCGCACTCGTTGCAAGCAGCGAGTGACGAAAGCAAGCGGTCGTCACCAAAGAGTTCGTTCTGGGCGTTCGTCGCTTCCGTCACGCCGTCGGTATAAAGCAAAAGCGTATCGCCCGGATCCAGTTGCGCCGTATGTTCCGTGTAATGGACATCTCCCATCGCCGCCATGACGATTCCCGGCTTTACCTTTAAGAATTCGGTCGTCCCGTCCTTTCGCAAGATGGCGGGCGGATTATGCCCGGCCGAGGCGAAATGCAGCTGCCCCGTGCGCAAATCCAGTATGCCCGCCCATACGGTGACGAACATTTCCAGCTTGTTCTTCAAGAACATCTTCTGGTTTGCGGAGTCGAACGCGTCCGATATAGAATCCAGAGTCGCGATCATCGTCTTCACGACAATAAGCGCCGCCATCATGAACAGCGCCGCCGGCACGCCCTTGCCCGAAACGTCTGCGATAAGCACGCAAAGGCGGTTGTCGTCCAGCTTAAAGAAGTCGTAGAAGTCGCCGCCGATTTCCTTCGCCGGCAACAGGAAGGGAGCCAGTTTGTGGCGGCAATCGTCCATCTTCTCGTCCATTTCGCTCTTGGGGAGCATGCCCATCTGGATGCCCCGGGCAAACCCAAGCTCGCTCTCGATGCGTTCAAGACCCTTTTGCGTCTGGATGTATTCCTGCAACGAGGAGCGCATCTTCCCGAACGCCGCCGCAAAATGCGAAATTTCGTCATTGCCTTCGAGGTTCGGGATTTCTGCGTCAAAATCCCCCTGGCCTAACTTATCGGCAACATTGGAGAGCGTCACGAGCGGTCGCGTCACACGGAGCGAAACGAGAAGGAGAATAACGATGATTAAAATGTATCCGCAAGCACTGAGTATAATGAATGTGCGCCCAAGGGAACGCTGTTCCTCGAAGAATTTTTGCGAAGGCCACACGACCATGTAGGTCCAGCCATTAACGGTCATGCGGCGGAAATAGACGACGGCATCCGTTTCGTCTAATACGGATGCGACAAAGAGGCCCTGGTCACGACTGCGGAAGTTCTTTTCCAGTTCAAAGAACTGAGGTCTGTAATTTTTACCGGCCTCCCTGTGTCCTTCGGCCCCAATGGCAAAATTGCCAGAGGAAAGGATAAAGGCGAACCCGGAATTCGCGATGGGAATGCTTTCCAACGCCTCGTTCAAGAACTTGAGCGAAATGTCGACGCAGAGGACGCCCGCGAATTTTTTCTCGCCAGCCTTGTCGGTCTTGAAAATAGGAATTGTGTAGACCGCGATGGGTCCCGGCACAAACTGCCCAATGAACGGCTCCTGCCACAACGCCTTTTGCTTATTTTTGGTGCTTGTGTACCAAAGTTTTTCTTGGTAGCTGTGGCCGTCCTTGACCACTATGGAATCCCCTTCGCGCATCGCGAGCCGCATATATTCATTGGCACGCGCATTGGGAGCCATTCCCTGTTCATAGGCGACAACAATCGCTTCCACCTGCGGGAGCCTGAACATGGCCTCCTCAAGGGCCTTGCGGAGGAACATTCCCTGTTCCTCGGGCGTCATCGTCTCGGTTTCAATGGTACTGACGGCGGCCTCGCCTATGGCTATCGCATCGTTAAAAATGCGTTCAAAGAGCACGATGTTCGCTTGGCTCACCTCTTCGCTGCGCTTGGTAAGCATTTCACCAAGTTTCTCATTTGACAGATAACGCATCACGCCAAGGACACCCCCGAACACGATGGTAATGCCAACGAGTATCATCAGGGACTGTTTAAACGCCAGACCATGGATATTGAATTTCATGTTCACCCCTAGTTGTGCGTACACCTAACGGCATCAAGTCCATTCGATGTACGTTAATAATTTAAAATATTCGACCGAAAAATGGGATTTCTTCGCCAAAACAAGGCGAATTTCTAGGGTTCTAAAAAGGCCAATGACGACAACACGCGCTTGTTTTGACATCACCCTTGTAAATTTCTAAGTTTATGCCATGGACAAGTCGTTCTTTCGCCCTTTTGCCCTTCTCTTGTTGGCTTCAGCCCTTGCTGCGCCGGCAGTGTTCGGCTATGCCGGCGAGGGCTGTAAGGACGGGACGCCCATCGGGACGGTATCCCTGGAGGGAATGACCCGAACAAAACCCCATGTGGTCCTTCGCGAACTTTCCATGAAGTCGGGAGTCGCCTATTCGGACTCCTTGTTTACCGCCGACGCCCGGCGGCTTGAAAGCCTGGACCTGTTTTCTGATATCAAGCTGAGCTGCGTCCAAGAGGGCGACCAACAGAACATCGTCCTGCAACTGACCGAAATTTTTCCGTTCATTCCCGCCCCTGCGGGCAAAAAGACCGATCAGGACGGCTGGATGCTGGGAGGCGCCCTCGCCTACCTGAACCTCTTTGGCGAAGACATCCGCAGCGAAATCCAATACAGGACTTCCCTGGACCCCCTGTTCGACAACAACGAATATGCTATTTACACATCGTCTCCCTGGCTCTTTGGACTACCCGTAGGGTGGAACATCGAGCTCCTCCGCACCGACAGCTATGACGAACTGCGAAATTTTCACAACGCCTCCTGGCTTGCCGACTTAGATTTGGAATGGAACTTCACACAGCGATTCGCCCTTCTTGTTTCTGGGGCATACCGCTACATGGAGAAATTCGGCCATGTTCCCGAGGGAGGGCTCGGGATTTCCTTTGACACCAGGGATTCCCCGCTGGATTCCCGACGCGGCACCTATGACGAGATAATGCTGACCCGAGTCGGGGCGCACGACTTGCCGGAAAACTTCTTTGAAATCCTGACGGACTTCCGGGGGTACTACACAGCGGGCAGGTTTATTTCTGGATTGTCGGCTCTTTTCCGTTACCGGTTCGGCCATGCGGAATTCTTTGACCGTTTTCACCATGGAGGCGCCAACACCTTCCGCGGGGCAGACGCGGATACTTCCAGACACGGCAAGCACGAAAGCCTCTTGAACTTCGAAGAGCGTTTTGTCCTGCTGGAACGCAGGCCTGCAAGTGTCGTCGGAATCAACTTTTTCTATGGAGTCCAGCTGGTGGCGGGTTTGGACGGATCTTTTTTGTGGGATGATTCGGACCTGGACTGGAGCGAGTATTCTGGAGCCGTCTATGGAGGCATCCACTTGCTGATACCGGCACTGGACCGCATCCGCATAGAAGTCGGCTACGCACCGGATACTGGCGAGCCCAAAATTTTTGTCGGGCTCTTCGAAAAGAACGTCTCCCAGAGATGGCGCTCCAGGTAAACCGAACTAAACACAACGGGTATACGGACAGCATCATTTACTGCACAAAATGTCACTCGTTGTCAAAAAGTTTTGCTATATTGTTCTTAAAGGCAAATCCAGGCGGGGGTTTCCCGAAAGGACTCGCGAAAATATCTAAAATTGCACCACGAGTGCCGGTTTAATGCCGATTTTTGCATAATTTGGGCAATTTTGGACAAATCAGAAGCTTTTTTAGACTAGGAACAAGTTAAGGATCTAGCGTTTTATGGCAAGTAATTACGACGAACGGAACATCAAGACTTTGGAATGGTACGAGCATATCCGCATGCGTCCGGGTATGTACATCGGCAAGCTAGGCGACGGCCAGAGCCCCGACGACGGTATCTACGTCTTGGCGAAGGAAGTCATCGACAACTCCATTGACGAATTCGCGATGGGCGCCGGAAAAAAGATCATCATCGAGATGGCGGACAGGAGCTGCCGCGTGCGCGACTTCGGCCGCGGCATCCCGCTGGGCAAGGTCATCGACTGCGTTTCCAAAATGAACACCGGCGGCAAGTACGACTCCGAGGCGTTCCAAAAGTCTGTGGGCATGAACGGCGTGGGTACCAAGGCGGTCAACGCGCTTTCCACCACCTTTATCGTGCAGAGTTTCCGTGACGGTCGCTGCAAAAGGGCGGAATTCAGCAAGGGCATTTTGGTGAAGGAATATCGCGAATGCGCCACCAACGAGAAAAACGGCACCGAAATCTACTTTGAACCCGACGCGGACCTGTTCAAGAACTACCGGTTCCTCCCCGCCTACATGGAAGAGAAAATCTGGAACTACGCGTACCTGAACACGGGCCTCACGATGGTGATGAACGACAAGCAGTACGTGAGCCCGAACGGTCTTTTGGATTTGCTCAAGAGCCGCGTGGACGAAACCATCCGCTACGACATCATCCACTGCAAACTCAAGGATTTGGAGTTCGCCCTCACGCACTCGAACCAGGAAGGCGAACATTACTTCAGTTTTGTGAACGGCCAGCACACCACGCAGGGCGGCACCCACCTGGCGGCATTCCGCGAGGCGGTGGTCAAGGGCGTTCGCGACCACTTCAAAAAGGAATTCGACGCCAGCGACGTGCGCAATTGCATCATCGGCGCGATCTCGGTGCGCATCCAAGAGCCTGTTTTTGAATCGCAGACCAAGACGAAGCTCGGCAGCACGACCACTGCCCCCAACGGTCCCGCGCTCCGCTCGTGGATCGTGGACAGCGTCTCGAAGGAACTCGACAACTACCTGCACAAGAACGAGGCGGTGGCGAAGGCGATCCTCGACCGCATCAACCAGAACGAAAAACTGAGGAAGGAACTTGCGGGCGTCAAAAAACTCGCGAACGAACGCGCCAAGAAGGCGAACCTCAACAACAAGAAACTCCGCGACTGTAGCGTCCACCTGAGCGACGCCAAGAACCCGCTCAAGAACGAGACCATGATATTTATCACCGAGGGTAATTCCGCCTCCGGTACCATTACTACGGCGCGTAACCCCAAGACGCAGGCAGTGTTCAGCCTCCGCGGCAAACCCAAGAACAGCTACGGTCTCTCCAAAAAAATCGTGTACGAGAACGAGGAATGGAACCTGTTGCAGGCGGCACTCAACATAGAGAACGGGCTCGACGACCTGCGCTACGACAAGGTGATTATCGCGACCGATGCCGACGTGGACGGCATGCACATCCGCCTTTTGGTGATGACGTTCTTCCTCCAGTACTTCCCGGAACTGGTGGAGCAAAAGCACCTGTACATTTTGCAGGCGCCGCTGTTCCGCGTGCGTAACCGCAAAGACAAAAAGAAGACGTTCTACTGCTACGACGAGGAGGAACGCGACAAGGCGGCAAAGGAAATCGGCAAGACTGACCTGGAAATCACCCGATTCAAAGGCCTTGGCGAAATGGACTCCGAGGACTTCAAGCTGCTTATTGGCGAGAACATGCACCTGGAAACTGTCACCATGCCTACGGACGCCTCTCTGGGCAAGATGCTCGAGTACTACATGGGCAAAAACACGCAGGCGCGCCAGGACTACATCGTGGAGAACCTGAGAACCGAGGCTGTAGAGGAGCTATAGAGCTTAAACCGGGACCTAGGCCCCTCTTAGAACTTAGTTCGCTTCGCTGCAGACCTAAAATTGCAACCTCTAAGCACTAAGTTCTAAGTTCTGCCTACTAGATTTTTAAAACGAGCGATAAGAAACTATGGACGAAGAACAGAAAACTTTAGGACTTTCGAACGTAAACCACCTGGAAAAGCTGTACAACGGCTGGTTCCTGGACTATGCGAGCTACACCATTTTGGACCGTGCCGTTCCCTATTTTGAAGACGGCCTCAAGCCCGTGCAGCGCCGCATTCTGCACACGATGTTCGAAATGAATGATGGTAGTTTTCACAAGGTGGCGGGCATTGTTGGCGACACCATGCACTATCACCCACACGGCGACGCTTCCATCTACACCGCCCTCGTGAACATGGGCCAAAAGAACCTGCTCATCGAGCCGCAGGGCAACTGGGGCAACCCTCTCACGGGCGACGAAGCCGCTGCCCCGCGTTACATTGAAGGCAAGCTCAGCGACTTTGCACTCGATGTGATGTTCAACCCCGAGACCACGGAATGGATCCCGAACTACGACGGACGCTCCAAGGAACCGGTGACGCTCCCTGCGAAATTCCCGATTTTGCTCGCGCAAGGCGTGGACGGCATTGCGGTCGGTCTTTCGACGACGATTCTCCCCCACAACTTCAAGGAACTTTGCCAAGCTAGCATCGACTACCTGCGCGGCCGCAAGTTCACTCTGTACCCGGACTTCTACACGGGCGGCATCATCGACGTTAGCGAATACAACGACGGCGAGCGCGGCGGACGCCTCAAAGTGCGAGCCCGCATCGAGAAGCTCGACAACAAGACGCTCGTCATCCGCGAAATTCCCTTTGGCACCACGACCGACAGCCTTATTGACTCCATCGTGGCGGCAAACGAAAAAGGCAAAATCAAGGTCAAGCAGATTGTGGACCACACGACCGAAAACGTGGAAATCCAAGTGCTGTTGCAGCCGGGTACCGACCCGCAGGTGGCAATCGACGCCCTCTACGCCTTTACCGACTGCCAAACGACCTTGGCCGCGAACAGCTGCGTGATTATCGACAAAAAGCCGAAGTTCAGCAACACCACGGAACTATTGAAGCTCAGCACCGACCATACGGTAAAGCTTTTGGATTGGGAACTCGACAACGAACTCGGCCACCTGCAAGACCGCTGGCACATGACAAGCCTCGAGAAGATATTCATTGAGAAGGAAGTCTACGAGGTCATTAAGCAAGCGAAATCGCATGACGAAATGGTGGAACTCATTGCCGAGGGACTCAAGCCCCACATCAAAAAACTCCGCCGCGAAGTAACCCGCGAAGAGATTTTGAAGCTCGCCGAAATCCCGGTACGCCGCATCAGTCGTTTTGACCGCAAAAAGGCGGACGAACTTTTGAAGGAACTGGACGCAAAGATTGACGAGGTAAAGTACAACAAGGAACACCTCACCGACTACGCCGTAAACTACTTCAAGAACATCCTCAAAAAATACGGCGAAGGCCGCGACCGCAAAACGGAAATCGGCGAATTCGGCACGGTGAGCGCCGTACACGTGGCACTTGCAAACCAAAAACTCTATGTGAACCGCAAGGAAGGATTCGTAGGTACCGGCATGAAGAAGGAGGAATACCTCTTTGACGTGTCGGAATACGACGACCTCATTGTGTTCAAGGCCGACGGCAGTTTCAAGGTGGTGCGCGTAAGCGACAAGGATTTTGTAGGTAAAGACATCGTGCTCGTTGAAAAGTTCAACAAGGACGACGAGCGTCACATCTACAACGTGATCCACCAGGACGGCAAGGAAGGCTACGCCTACATCAAGCGCTTCAACGTGGGTGGTGTCACTCGCGACAAGGATTACTACATGGGCAAAAACAAGCCCGGCAGCAAGCTCCTGTACATGTCGAGCAACCTGAACGGCGAAGCCGAAGTTGTCGAGGTCGTGCTGAAGCCGCGCCCACGCATCAAGCTCAATTTCGAAGTGGATTTCAGTACCATTGAGGTCAAGGGCCGTGGTGCCATCGGAAACATCGTGACAAAGTACCCGGTCAAGACCGTAAAGCGCATCCGTAAGGGCGTGAGCACACTCGGCGCACGCGTCCTGTACTTTGACGCCCCCAGCGGCATCATCAGCACGCAAAGGAAGGGTGACCGCATCGGCGAATTCGGCGAGAAGGACAAGATTCTCATCATCAAGGAGAACGGCACCGCCCGCGTGCACGACATGGCGGACCCGATCCTCGTGGGTACCGGCATCAAGTACATCCACAAATTTGACCCCGCTCAGGTGTTCACCATCCTCTACTTTGAGGGCGGGAACTTCAACTACATGGTCAAGCGCTTCAACCTGGAAGGCTGCCCCATGACGACGGAGTTCAACCTGATTACCGACCACAAGGATTCCCAGATGATCGAGCTCTTCGCTACCGATGACGCCCGCCAGCTGATGGAATACCAGGTGGGTCGAGAAGTTCAGAAAGAGGAACTGGATTTGACCGAGGTGGCCGACGTCAAGAGCTACAAGGCAATGGGCAGCAAGTTCACCGCCAAGAAGGTCAAACGTACGAGCCGCGTCACCCCGCCCGACCCGTTTGACGACGGCGCCGGTGAGGAATCGACCGACGACAGCGACCCGAGCCTGTTTTAGCGAGTCCTTCATCCTGAAGGGTAAAGCCAGTTGTCATCCCGAGGGGAAACGCCCCAAGGGATCGAACGACATGCTTTCTACATGCGCTTGATTTCGGAGTGCATGGACTGCTTCATGGCGTACATACACTCATCGGCAAAGCGGTAGACCTCTTCGGCGGTAACGGTCGTCTTGGAGAGCCTTGCCATGGTCTCTTCACGTGTAGCCACGCCATAGGCGGCCTCCAGCGGTACGGGAAGTTCACCCGTGTATTCCTTTTCGAGCGTTTCCAAACGCTTTAAGCAAGAATCCAATTCGGGCATATGCTCGCTCCTCACAATCGCCACGTACTCGTCGCCACCCATGCGGATGGCAGTGCCCAATCCTTCAAACGCTTTTTTGAATACCTCGGCAAAGGCCTTGAGCAGGATGTCTCCCTCGGCATGGCCGTAGCGGTCGTTCACATATTTCAAGCCGTTCATGTCGATGCTCACGATGGCGTAATTAGACGTACCCCTGTCCAGCACCCCAAAGATTTGCTCGCACTTGGTGCGGTTGAAAAGCCCTGTCAAATTGTCCATGTAGACCATGGTCGACAAGACCTCACGTTCCGCCTTGGCAGTAATGCCATCCAGAATATAAACAAAGTCGCAAGCGAAAAGGGCCAACACAAAGAACAGCGCCCCAAAGGGGATAAGCGAAAAATCTTGCACAAATCCACGAATGTCAAAGATTTCGCAGATGCCGTACCTAAAGAGTTCTCCAAAAACGAACAAGCCAAAAAGGCCCACTCCCCAAGTGAGGTATCGCGACGAATGGTCAAACCCATGCTGCCTGTACGGCAAAACAAGAACCGCAATAAACAGGAAAGAAATGAATATGTACAAGTGGAACACCAGGAGGAAATCGGAATAGTAGGCACAGCCAAAGGCCTGCGCCAAAGACGACACCACAAAGAGCAACGCCCCGAACACGGCAAAGCCCTTGACCGCGTTAATTTTCCACGGGGAAACCCTGCCATTTCGCATGTACACGAGCAACGAGAAAAATGCGACAGGCGCCAAATAAAGCGCCGCATACTCCAAATGCGAATTGAATGTCAGGTTCAAAGAGAACATTTGGAGTGTTTTGGTGTAGCACATGCTCCAGAAGCCCATCAAGAGCGAAACAATGCCCATCATGAGGATGCTGAAGTAGCTCGGCGTGTAAAAAGCCATGACCACACCCGCGACAATCGCAATAAGCCCGACGAACACGAGGAACATGCCAATGATAATCGTCACCAGGTTACGGGCGTTGTAATCGCTGACCGCTCCACCCGCCGGCAGCAACTCGAACTGAGGGAGCTTTGAAAAAGAAGTTGGCTCCGTCAGCACAAACTGGATGCGAACCGGGTCTTTAGTCCTCGAGATTTCAAAAAACGCATAGTGGAAGCCGCTTCCCACATACAAGTTCTTGTCGATACGTTCATGACCATATGAATAGATGAGTTCCGGTGCAAACACGTCCACCACGGCACGATAGCACTTGAACCGCAAAAACGCACGGTCAAAAGGCGCCTTGTTTATGAAACGGCTAAGCGTGAGCGTGTCGCCTGCCGCCAGTTCAAAGGGGACATTGTAATTCTTGATGGATTCAATGGTACGCGTTTCGCCCTTGTATTCAAGACTCCAGCCGTCATCGAGAATCTCGCGCGAGTGCGAAATGCCTGCATTGCGCAGTTGGACCATAACGGCGATAAAAAGAACAATGAAGGAGAGTGCAAGCAGGGGCACCACCGGTTTAATTTTTCTTTTTTCGATCATACCACAAATCTCGAAACAATCCGTTTTCTATGCGAGTCTTGGTTTTCCCGTCCAGCCAAGTTTTTCTTTAAGGGCGCCGACAAATCCCGTGTGGCGCATACGGATAAAGGTCGTCACGGCCTTGCTCTCGGCAAGGACCACGCTTTCGCCAGGTTTCATCACCCTCGCAATGCGGCCGTCAAACACCAGGTCCACGGGACTCTTGATGGCCGAGGCGATTTTGAGAGTCTTGGGCGAGAGCGAGAGCACCAGCGGGCGCATCGAGAGGCTGCTCGGGGCAACGGGCGTCAGCACTACCGCCGGAGTCGACGGGTGGATAATGGGCCCGCCCGCGGCCAAATTGTAGGCGGTGGATCCCGTAGGAGTCGAGACCAAAAGGGAATCGGCCCAGTATTCGGTCAGCGCGGAGCCGTTGTACTCCACGTTCACGTTCACCATGCGCTCG encodes:
- a CDS encoding POTRA domain-containing protein, which produces MASALAAPAVFGYAGEGCKDGTPIGTVSLEGMTRTKPHVVLRELSMKSGVAYSDSLFTADARRLESLDLFSDIKLSCVQEGDQQNIVLQLTEIFPFIPAPAGKKTDQDGWMLGGALAYLNLFGEDIRSEIQYRTSLDPLFDNNEYAIYTSSPWLFGLPVGWNIELLRTDSYDELRNFHNASWLADLDLEWNFTQRFALLVSGAYRYMEKFGHVPEGGLGISFDTRDSPLDSRRGTYDEIMLTRVGAHDLPENFFEILTDFRGYYTAGRFISGLSALFRYRFGHAEFFDRFHHGGANTFRGADADTSRHGKHESLLNFEERFVLLERRPASVVGINFFYGVQLVAGLDGSFLWDDSDLDWSEYSGAVYGGIHLLIPALDRIRIEVGYAPDTGEPKIFVGLFEKNVSQRWRSR
- a CDS encoding DNA topoisomerase IV subunit B, which encodes MASNYDERNIKTLEWYEHIRMRPGMYIGKLGDGQSPDDGIYVLAKEVIDNSIDEFAMGAGKKIIIEMADRSCRVRDFGRGIPLGKVIDCVSKMNTGGKYDSEAFQKSVGMNGVGTKAVNALSTTFIVQSFRDGRCKRAEFSKGILVKEYRECATNEKNGTEIYFEPDADLFKNYRFLPAYMEEKIWNYAYLNTGLTMVMNDKQYVSPNGLLDLLKSRVDETIRYDIIHCKLKDLEFALTHSNQEGEHYFSFVNGQHTTQGGTHLAAFREAVVKGVRDHFKKEFDASDVRNCIIGAISVRIQEPVFESQTKTKLGSTTTAPNGPALRSWIVDSVSKELDNYLHKNEAVAKAILDRINQNEKLRKELAGVKKLANERAKKANLNNKKLRDCSVHLSDAKNPLKNETMIFITEGNSASGTITTARNPKTQAVFSLRGKPKNSYGLSKKIVYENEEWNLLQAALNIENGLDDLRYDKVIIATDADVDGMHIRLLVMTFFLQYFPELVEQKHLYILQAPLFRVRNRKDKKKTFYCYDEEERDKAAKEIGKTDLEITRFKGLGEMDSEDFKLLIGENMHLETVTMPTDASLGKMLEYYMGKNTQARQDYIVENLRTEAVEEL
- a CDS encoding DNA gyrase/topoisomerase IV subunit A, with amino-acid sequence MDEEQKTLGLSNVNHLEKLYNGWFLDYASYTILDRAVPYFEDGLKPVQRRILHTMFEMNDGSFHKVAGIVGDTMHYHPHGDASIYTALVNMGQKNLLIEPQGNWGNPLTGDEAAAPRYIEGKLSDFALDVMFNPETTEWIPNYDGRSKEPVTLPAKFPILLAQGVDGIAVGLSTTILPHNFKELCQASIDYLRGRKFTLYPDFYTGGIIDVSEYNDGERGGRLKVRARIEKLDNKTLVIREIPFGTTTDSLIDSIVAANEKGKIKVKQIVDHTTENVEIQVLLQPGTDPQVAIDALYAFTDCQTTLAANSCVIIDKKPKFSNTTELLKLSTDHTVKLLDWELDNELGHLQDRWHMTSLEKIFIEKEVYEVIKQAKSHDEMVELIAEGLKPHIKKLRREVTREEILKLAEIPVRRISRFDRKKADELLKELDAKIDEVKYNKEHLTDYAVNYFKNILKKYGEGRDRKTEIGEFGTVSAVHVALANQKLYVNRKEGFVGTGMKKEEYLFDVSEYDDLIVFKADGSFKVVRVSDKDFVGKDIVLVEKFNKDDERHIYNVIHQDGKEGYAYIKRFNVGGVTRDKDYYMGKNKPGSKLLYMSSNLNGEAEVVEVVLKPRPRIKLNFEVDFSTIEVKGRGAIGNIVTKYPVKTVKRIRKGVSTLGARVLYFDAPSGIISTQRKGDRIGEFGEKDKILIIKENGTARVHDMADPILVGTGIKYIHKFDPAQVFTILYFEGGNFNYMVKRFNLEGCPMTTEFNLITDHKDSQMIELFATDDARQLMEYQVGREVQKEELDLTEVADVKSYKAMGSKFTAKKVKRTSRVTPPDPFDDGAGEESTDDSDPSLF
- a CDS encoding SpoIIE family protein phosphatase translates to MKFNIHGLAFKQSLMILVGITIVFGGVLGVMRYLSNEKLGEMLTKRSEEVSQANIVLFERIFNDAIAIGEAAVSTIETETMTPEEQGMFLRKALEEAMFRLPQVEAIVVAYEQGMAPNARANEYMRLAMREGDSIVVKDGHSYQEKLWYTSTKNKQKALWQEPFIGQFVPGPIAVYTIPIFKTDKAGEKKFAGVLCVDISLKFLNEALESIPIANSGFAFILSSGNFAIGAEGHREAGKNYRPQFFELEKNFRSRDQGLFVASVLDETDAVVYFRRMTVNGWTYMVVWPSQKFFEEQRSLGRTFIILSACGYILIIVILLLVSLRVTRPLVTLSNVADKLGQGDFDAEIPNLEGNDEISHFAAAFGKMRSSLQEYIQTQKGLERIESELGFARGIQMGMLPKSEMDEKMDDCRHKLAPFLLPAKEIGGDFYDFFKLDDNRLCVLIADVSGKGVPAALFMMAALIVVKTMIATLDSISDAFDSANQKMFLKNKLEMFVTVWAGILDLRTGQLHFASAGHNPPAILRKDGTTEFLKVKPGIVMAAMGDVHYTEHTAQLDPGDTLLLYTDGVTEATNAQNELFGDDRLLSSLAACNECDPEEVCARVKKDVDAFVGSAPQFDDITMLAVKFICGGTSISVKVFPKVENLERLTAFVEGVLGNTDTPMKTITQMDVAIDEVFSNIVSYSGATEVTLTIYIMDNPSAIKLTFVDDGKPYNPLEKDDPDVTLSAEERGVGGLGIFIVKKMMDSLEYERNGEKNQLTLTKIITKKV
- a CDS encoding GGDEF domain-containing protein, translated to MIEKRKIKPVVPLLALSFIVLFIAVMVQLRNAGISHSREILDDGWSLEYKGETRTIESIKNYNVPFELAAGDTLTLSRFINKAPFDRAFLRFKCYRAVVDVFAPELIYSYGHERIDKNLYVGSGFHYAFFEISRTKDPVRIQFVLTEPTSFSKLPQFELLPAGGAVSDYNARNLVTIIIGMFLVFVGLIAIVAGVVMAFYTPSYFSILMMGIVSLLMGFWSMCYTKTLQMFSLNLTFNSHLEYAALYLAPVAFFSLLVYMRNGRVSPWKINAVKGFAVFGALLFVVSSLAQAFGCAYYSDFLLVFHLYIFISFLFIAVLVLPYRQHGFDHSSRYLTWGVGLFGLFVFGELFRYGICEIFDIRGFVQDFSLIPFGALFFVLALFACDFVYILDGITAKAEREVLSTMVYMDNLTGLFNRTKCEQIFGVLDRGTSNYAIVSIDMNGLKYVNDRYGHAEGDILLKAFAEVFKKAFEGLGTAIRMGGDEYVAIVRSEHMPELDSCLKRLETLEKEYTGELPVPLEAAYGVATREETMARLSKTTVTAEEVYRFADECMYAMKQSMHSEIKRM